One Actinomycetospora corticicola genomic window, CCACGCCCCCGTCTTCGCGGCGTGGGGCGCCGAGCTGGCCGCGCGGCTGTCCGCGGGCCGCCGGCTGCTCGCCGCCGGCAACGGGGGCAGCGCCGCCGAGGCGCAGCACCTCACCGCCGAGCTCGTCGGGCGCTACCGCGGCGAGCGCGAGCCCCTGTCGGCGCTCGCGCTGCACGCGGACACCTCGACGATCACCGCGCTCGGGAACGACTACGGGTTCGTGGAGATCTACGCCCGCCAGGTCCGGGCCCACGGCCGCCCTGGCGACGTGCTGATCCTGCTGTCCACCAGCGGCCGCAGCGAGAACCTGCTCGCGGCCGCCGAGGTGGCGCGCGCGCTCGGCGTCACCGTCTGGTCGATCACGGGACCCGCCCCCAACCCGCTCGCGCAGGCCAGCGACGAGGCCATCTGCCTGCCCGGCGTCACGCCGTCGGTGCAGGAGGCGCACCTCGTCGCCGTGCACCTGCTCTGCGAGATGGTCGACTCGACGCTGGGGAGGTCGGTCGCATGAGCCTCCCGCCCCTGGTCGTGCTCGGCGACGCGCTGCTCGACGTGGACGTCGACGGTGCCGCCACCCGTCTCTGCCCGGACGCCCCCGTGCCGGTCCTCGACGCCGACGCCGAACGTCCCCGCCCGGGTGGCGCCGCGCTCGCCGCGCTGCTCGCGGCCCTCGCCTCGCACCGGCCGGTCCGGCTCGTCGCCCCGCTGGGGGACGACGAGGGGTCGGCCCGGCTCCGCGAGCTGCTCGCGGGCACGGTGGAGGTGATCGGGCTCCCGACGACGGGCGAGGTGCCCCGCAAGACCCGCATGCTCGCCGGGGACCGGCCGCTGCTCCGACTCGACACCGGGGGCCTCGGGACGGGTCCCTGGGACCTCGACCCGGTCGCCGACGCCCTCGCCGACGCCGGGGCGGTGCTGGTCGCCGACTACGGGCGCGGCGTCACCGCCGACCCGGCCCTGCGGGAGCTGCTCACCGCGACCGCCCGTCGCCTGCCGCTCGTGTGGGACCCGCACCCGAAGGGCTCCGACCCCGTCCCGGGGGCGACGCTGGTCTCCCCGAACCTCGCCGAGGCGACCGGCCGTGCGCCGAGCCGTCACGGGTCGGGCGCCGCGGGGGCCGCCGAGACCGATGGAGGACGTCTCGACTGGCTCGGCCAGGCATCCCGCGCGGCTGCGGCCCTGCGCGAGGACTGGGCGGTCGAGGCCGTCGTCGTGACCGCCGGGGCGCACGGCGCCCTGCTGCGGTGCGCGGCCGGCAACGCCGTCGTCCCCGCGACCGCCGTCGCCGGCGGCGACCCCTGCGGTGCCGGCGACCGGTTCGCCGCCGCGGCCGCCCTGGCGCTGGCCGGCGGGGCCGCCCCCGACGAGGCCGTGTCCGCCGCCGTCACGGCCGCGGGCGCCTTCGTCGGCGGCGGGGGAGCGGGCGCCGTCCGGCTCACGGACGGCACGTGGACCCACCCCGCCTTCTCGCACGAGGGGAACCCCGGTGCCACGAGAGCGCTCGGATCCTCCCCTCACGACTCCCACCGTGACGAGTTCCCGCTCGTCCCCGGCGACGCCGAGGCGGCCGTCGCCCTGGCCGACGCGACCCGTCGTCGGGGTGGCCGGGTGATCGCCACCGGCGGCTGCTTCGACCTCCTGCACGCCGGTCACGCGCGCACCCTCGCCGCGGCCCGGGCGCTCGGTGACGTGCTGATCGTCTGCCTGAACTCGGACGCGTCGGTGAGCCGGCTCAAGGGCCCGGCGCGCCCGATCGTCGGCCAGTCCGACCGCGCCGAACTGCTCGCGGCCCTGGCCTGCGTCGACGCCGTCGCGGTGTTCGACGAGGACGACCCGCAGGCCCTCATCGCCCGCCTGCGACCCGACGTCTGGGTCAAGGGCGGCGACTACGCGGCGGACGACCTCCCCGAGGCACCGCTGGTCCGTTCCTGGGGCGGCGAGGTCGTGGCCGTCCCGTACCACGCCGGACGCTCGTCGACCCGACTCGTGTCCGCAGCTGCACTCTCGATCGAAGGAGCATCCCGATGACCGACCCCGGCACCGTCCTGATCACCGGCGGCTCGTCCGGTCTCGGCGCCGCCGTGGCCGAGGCCGTCGCGAACGCCGGCGGCACCCCCGTCGTCCTCGACCTCAAGGCCCCTGACGCCGGGCACGCCTTCGTCGAGGTCGACCTCGCCGATCCGGTCGCCGCGCAGTCCGCCGTCGCCCGCGCGATCGACGAGCACGGCGCGCTCGACGGCGTCGTCACCGCCGCCGGCATCGACCGCTGCGGACGCATCGTCGACGTCGAGTGGGCGGAGTGGGAGCGCGTCGTCGCGGTCAACCTGCTCGGCACCGCCGCCGTCGTCCGCGCCGCCCTCCCGAGCCTGGAGGAGCGTCACGGCACCGTCGTCACGGTCTCCTCGACCCTCGGGGTCAAGGCCGTCTCCGACGCGAGCGCCTACTGCGCCTCGAAGTTCGGCGTCGTCGGGTTCACCCGCGCGATCGCCGCGGAGTGGGCGGGCAAGGTCGGCGTGACGCTGCTCGTGCCCGGCGGGATGTGGACGCACTTCTTCGACGACCGCCCCGAGCAGTACAAGCCCGGCCCGGACGCCCAGCTCAACGACCCGGCGCAGACGGCGGAGGCGGTGCTGTTCGCGCTGACCCGGCCCCCGGGCAGCGAGGTGCGCGAGCTGCTGGTCGCGGCGTCCGGGGAGTCGTCCTACCCGTGATCCGTCCCGAGTCCCACCCCGACGCCGCCCGGGCGTCAGCCGTCGATGGCGGCCCGGGCGCTCGCCACGTCGTCGTGCAGCGTGAGCACCCGGTCCAGGCCGGTGATCCGCAGCGGGCGACGCACCGTGCGGGCCTGCGCGACGAGCAGCAGGGGGACGCCGCGGCCCCGCAGGTCCTCGGTGACCTCGAGCAGCAGCGTCATGCCGGCCGAGGCGAGCAGGGCGACCTCCTCGAGGTCGAGCACCACCGCCCGCGCCCCGGCCGCGGCCTCGTCGACGCCCGCGCGCACGGCGCTCGTCGCGGCGGCGTCCACGTCGCCGACGACCGCGACCACGGCGACACCGTCGCTCGCGTCGCGCAGGGCCACCTCGACGGTGCCCGGGTCCGGCGCCGGACGGTCCGCCCCGTCGTGCACTCGACCTCCTGGGGCACGGACGATCGGCGCCCGGCCGGGGACGGCCGGGTGGCGCACGGAACTCGTCGGTGGGGACCGGGGGCAGGCTGCTCGACCCCGCGGTTGCGGTGGCCGAACTTTAGCGAGGACCCCGGGTACCGGCCACGCACCCGGTCCGTCACCCCGTCCGGAGGGAGGGGCCGGTGTCAGTGACGCCACTCGACCGCGCTCCGCTGGCCGCCGACCTGCCCCGTCGGCTCGCCGAGGCGGCGCCCCGCGTCGTCGTCGTGGGCGACGCCGTCCTCGACTGCTGGATGACCGGGCCCAGCCACCGGCTCTCCCGCGAGGCTCCCGTCCCCGTCGTCGAGATCGACCGGACCCGCTGTGCCGCGGGCGGCGCCGCCAACACCGCGGTCAACCTCGCGGCGCTCGGCGCGCGCGTCGCGCTCGTGTCGGTGGTGGGGGACGACGACGACGGGCGCACGCTGCAGCGGCTGCTCCGCGAGGCCGGGGTGGACACCACGGGCGTGGTCGTCGCACCGGGTCGGCCCACCGCGGCCAAGCGGCGCATCGTCGCCGACGACGCGATGGTCGCCCGCTACGACACCGTGCCGCCCGCCGACCCGGTCGCCGGGTTCGTGCCCGCCCTCGACGCGGCGCTGGCCCACCGCCCGGACGCGACCGTGGTGTGCGACTACGCCGCGGGCGCGCTCGACGACGACGCGGTGGCCGCGGTCGCCGCCCGCCGGGACCGGCTCGGGGTGCTCGTCGTCGACGCCCACGCCGTCGCGCGCTGGGAGCCGGCCGCCCCCGACGTCGTGACCCCGAACGCCGGGGAGGTGGCCCTCCTGCTCGGCCGCCCCCTGCGCGGCCCCGACCGGGCCGCGGCCGCCGAGGCCGCGGCCGGCGAGCTGCGACGGCGCTCCGGCGCGGCCGCCGTCGTGGCCACCCTCGACCGCGACGGCGCCGTGCTGCTGTCCCCGGACCAGCCCGCGCACCGCACCTGGGCGCGCCCCGCGCCGGAGAGCCGGGCCTGCGGGGCCGGCGACTCCTTCACCGCGGGCCTCACCCTCGCCCTCGCCGCGGGCACCCCCGCGCCGACGGCCGTCGAACTCGCCCAGGCCGCGGCCGACGTCGTGGTGGGCCGGGTGCGCACCGCGGTCTGCTCCACGGCCGACCTCGTCGCGCGCGTCGGCGCGTCCGGCGGCTCGCTGTCGACCTTCGAGGAGATCGCGGCGCTCGTCGACGGGCACCGCGCCGAGGGACGACGGATCGTGTTCACCAACGGCTGCTTCGACGTGGTCCACCGCGGTCACGTCGCCTACCTCAACCAGGCCAAGCGGCTCGGCGACGTGCTCGTCGTCGCGCTCAACGCCGACGAGGGCGTGACCCGGCTGAAGGGCCCGGAGCGCCCGGTGAACCCGCTCGCCGACCGCGCGGCGGTGATCGGGGCGCTCTCCTGCGTCGACCACGTCGTCGGGTTCGCCGAGGACACCCCGGTCGCGCTGCTCGAGGCGCTGCGCCCCGACGTCTACGCCAAGGGCGGGGACTACACGCCGGACATGCTCCCCGAGACCCCGACGGTGCAGGCCTACGGCGGGCAGGTCGCGATCCTCGACTACCTGCCCGACCGGTCGACCTCGCTCATCGTGGAACGGATCAAGGCCCGTGGCTGACTCGACGGTCGAGCTCCGCTCCGCTTCGTCTCCGGTCCTGGACGTCCTCATCCCGACGAAGGACCGCCCGGTCGAGTTCGCCGCGACGCTGGCGGGACTCGCCGCCCAGGCCGGCCCGTCGTTCCGGGTGGTCGTCTCCGACCAGTCCGACGACGAGGCGTCGTTCGACACCGCGGCCGCGTCCACCCTCGTGCGGGCGCTCCGCCTGCGCGGCGTCGAGGTGGAGCTGCTCCGCCACCTCCCGCGTCGCGGGATCGCCGAGCAGCGGGCGTTCCTGCTGTCCCGGTCGACGGCGCCGGCGGTGCTGTTCCTCGACGACGACGTCTGGCTCGAGCCGGGGGTGCTCGCGCGGCTGCACACCGCGCTGCGGTCGTTGGGCTGCGGGATGGTCGCCGCGGCCATGCAGGGGCTCTCCCACCTCGACGACGACCGGCCGCACGAGCGGGTCACCTACGAACGGTGGGAGCCCGGCCCCGAGCGGATCGAGAAGGAGTCGGCCGCGTGGCAGCGCTGGCGGCTCGGCAACGCCGCGAACGGGATGCACCTCGCGTTCGCCGAGGGACTGGACGCGCCCGGCGCGGCCGTGCCCGACCCGTCGTCGTGGTCGGCCTACCGCATCGCCTGGGCGGCGGGCTGCGTGCTGTTCGACCGCGCGGCCCTGCTCGACGCCGGGGGGTTCGACTTCTGGCGCGAGGTGCCCGAGAACGCCCACGGCGAGGACGTGCTCGTGCAGCAGCGCGTGATGGCCCGCTCGGGCGCCGCGGGCATCCTGCCGAGCGGTGCGTACCACCAGGAGTCGGCCACCACCCTGCCCGACCGGGGCTCGTCGGCGGTGGATCTGCTCCCGCTCTGAGTGGCGGGAGAGCGTCGTTGCTGTCACCAGGTGACAGCGACGACGCTGTCCTGCCACGGAGGGCCTACCGCCCCCGCAACGCCTCGACCGTCGTCTGCACCCGCGGGTCGCGCAGCAGCTCGTCGAGCGCGAGCGGCAGCGGGATCCGCCAGTTCGGGTAGGCGTCGGTGGTGCCGGGCAGGTTCGGCTGGCGGACCTCGTCGAGGACGTCGGTGAACGACGCCAGCACGATCCGCGACCGAGCCCCCGCGAGCAGCCGGTGCATCGCCGCGACGACCGCCGCCTCCGACCGGTCCTCGCCCAGCACCCCCTGCGACACCAGCAGCGCGAGCAGCTCCTCGCGTTCCCGGGCGGCCTGCTCCCGGGCCGCGTCGACGTCGGTCAGCAGGCCCGCCTCGTCGCGGATGCGCACGTGCTCGTCGCGCAGGAACCCCACGGCGGTCGGGAGATCGTGGGTGGAGATCGTCCCGAGCGTCATCTCCTCCCACTGCGACGGCGGGAGCAGGTCACCGTCGGCGT contains:
- a CDS encoding SIS domain-containing protein codes for the protein MSTVPAIPPTRTTATPDPELVVGKHLDGLAATLTAVRSHAPVFAAWGAELAARLSAGRRLLAAGNGGSAAEAQHLTAELVGRYRGEREPLSALALHADTSTITALGNDYGFVEIYARQVRAHGRPGDVLILLSTSGRSENLLAAAEVARALGVTVWSITGPAPNPLAQASDEAICLPGVTPSVQEAHLVAVHLLCEMVDSTLGRSVA
- the rfaE2 gene encoding D-glycero-beta-D-manno-heptose 1-phosphate adenylyltransferase, whose amino-acid sequence is MSVTPLDRAPLAADLPRRLAEAAPRVVVVGDAVLDCWMTGPSHRLSREAPVPVVEIDRTRCAAGGAANTAVNLAALGARVALVSVVGDDDDGRTLQRLLREAGVDTTGVVVAPGRPTAAKRRIVADDAMVARYDTVPPADPVAGFVPALDAALAHRPDATVVCDYAAGALDDDAVAAVAARRDRLGVLVVDAHAVARWEPAAPDVVTPNAGEVALLLGRPLRGPDRAAAAEAAAGELRRRSGAAAVVATLDRDGAVLLSPDQPAHRTWARPAPESRACGAGDSFTAGLTLALAAGTPAPTAVELAQAAADVVVGRVRTAVCSTADLVARVGASGGSLSTFEEIAALVDGHRAEGRRIVFTNGCFDVVHRGHVAYLNQAKRLGDVLVVALNADEGVTRLKGPERPVNPLADRAAVIGALSCVDHVVGFAEDTPVALLEALRPDVYAKGGDYTPDMLPETPTVQAYGGQVAILDYLPDRSTSLIVERIKARG
- a CDS encoding glycosyltransferase, with amino-acid sequence MADSTVELRSASSPVLDVLIPTKDRPVEFAATLAGLAAQAGPSFRVVVSDQSDDEASFDTAAASTLVRALRLRGVEVELLRHLPRRGIAEQRAFLLSRSTAPAVLFLDDDVWLEPGVLARLHTALRSLGCGMVAAAMQGLSHLDDDRPHERVTYERWEPGPERIEKESAAWQRWRLGNAANGMHLAFAEGLDAPGAAVPDPSSWSAYRIAWAAGCVLFDRAALLDAGGFDFWREVPENAHGEDVLVQQRVMARSGAAGILPSGAYHQESATTLPDRGSSAVDLLPL
- the rfaE2 gene encoding D-glycero-beta-D-manno-heptose 1-phosphate adenylyltransferase, with amino-acid sequence MSLPPLVVLGDALLDVDVDGAATRLCPDAPVPVLDADAERPRPGGAALAALLAALASHRPVRLVAPLGDDEGSARLRELLAGTVEVIGLPTTGEVPRKTRMLAGDRPLLRLDTGGLGTGPWDLDPVADALADAGAVLVADYGRGVTADPALRELLTATARRLPLVWDPHPKGSDPVPGATLVSPNLAEATGRAPSRHGSGAAGAAETDGGRLDWLGQASRAAAALREDWAVEAVVVTAGAHGALLRCAAGNAVVPATAVAGGDPCGAGDRFAAAAALALAGGAAPDEAVSAAVTAAGAFVGGGGAGAVRLTDGTWTHPAFSHEGNPGATRALGSSPHDSHRDEFPLVPGDAEAAVALADATRRRGGRVIATGGCFDLLHAGHARTLAAARALGDVLIVCLNSDASVSRLKGPARPIVGQSDRAELLAALACVDAVAVFDEDDPQALIARLRPDVWVKGGDYAADDLPEAPLVRSWGGEVVAVPYHAGRSSTRLVSAAALSIEGASR
- a CDS encoding anti-sigma factor antagonist; amino-acid sequence: MHDGADRPAPDPGTVEVALRDASDGVAVVAVVGDVDAAATSAVRAGVDEAAAGARAVVLDLEEVALLASAGMTLLLEVTEDLRGRGVPLLLVAQARTVRRPLRITGLDRVLTLHDDVASARAAIDG
- a CDS encoding SDR family oxidoreductase, which produces MTDPGTVLITGGSSGLGAAVAEAVANAGGTPVVLDLKAPDAGHAFVEVDLADPVAAQSAVARAIDEHGALDGVVTAAGIDRCGRIVDVEWAEWERVVAVNLLGTAAVVRAALPSLEERHGTVVTVSSTLGVKAVSDASAYCASKFGVVGFTRAIAAEWAGKVGVTLLVPGGMWTHFFDDRPEQYKPGPDAQLNDPAQTAEAVLFALTRPPGSEVRELLVAASGESSYP